The Geminocystis sp. NIES-3708 genomic sequence AACCTATGGGCAAGGACAATTTTTCGAGTATTAATGCCCATTGAAACCATCAGAAGCCAGAATCCAGAACAATTATATCGTAATGTTAGAGCAATGGATTGGTCAGAATATCTACAACCTGATCAAACTATAGCAGTTCGTTGCACAGGGAAAAATCAACAACTTAATAATAGTCATGTCACCGCCATTCAAATTAAAAATGCCATTGTCGATCAACAACAGCAACAAAAAGGAGTAAGATCAGATGTGGATACAGTTGAGCCAGATATAGTCATCAACGCTCATATTCACGAAAATAACTGTATTTTAAGCCTTGATAGTACAGGTGATAGTCTCCACCGTCGTGGTTATCGCCCTGCCATGGGATTAGCACCTCTGAAAGAAACATTAGCCGCAGCGTTATTATACATCACCGAATGGACACCAGAGCAACCTCTTGTAGATCCTTTATGTGGTTCAGGTACTATATTATTAGAAGCGGCTTTAATGGGTTTAAATATCGCACCGGGGTTATATCGGAATAAGTTTTGTTTTCAAAATTGGCCAGACTATGACGCTAAATTATGGGGAAGTTTGCTTAAAG encodes the following:
- a CDS encoding class I SAM-dependent RNA methyltransferase, whose product is MTVSYFATTARGLEDIAAEELIRLGAIAVKPEFTGVYFEGDQTLLYKINLWARTIFRVLMPIETIRSQNPEQLYRNVRAMDWSEYLQPDQTIAVRCTGKNQQLNNSHVTAIQIKNAIVDQQQQQKGVRSDVDTVEPDIVINAHIHENNCILSLDSTGDSLHRRGYRPAMGLAPLKETLAAALLYITEWTPEQPLVDPLCGSGTILLEAALMGLNIAPGLYRNKFCFQNWPDYDAKLWGSLLKEAEMSQKEHLPIMIGTDADADVIRQAQSNAKACEIGDQVKFYQQHLADITAPAESGILICNPPYGKRISEVEALFPLYKLLGDVFKQRFKGWTAYILTGNKELSKKVGLRTSRRIPINNGGIPCTLLKYEMY